In Colletotrichum higginsianum IMI 349063 chromosome 3, whole genome shotgun sequence, a genomic segment contains:
- a CDS encoding C2H2 transcription factor, which yields MALTEQTATPQAWGRWQQQPTGHGYAMMDNSTFVPYESRAATSAPMNGAIMAPQYMVAPQYNMTPMPAMGHCTSQNHFAYAQYDSPPTNMNMPFRLPAHQERPVMPVAAPEHDIPRASSYPQESPSSQNDRHSSPSTRSETKMSNPKTPHPLNTKDIKFNKPTSAEPVNFTTAIDTLMKAIQKRRDSEDIVKGVPEIEQLVKPEPRSPKPEAGPVTSVPTPAPAATESTDTPKPKRYVCTIDGCGKSFYQSTHLDTHRRAHTGEKPYQCNWPRCGRTFSQPGNLKTHMRRHTGEKPFRCEQCSKVFAQRGNLQTHMATHTNAKPFVCKLDDCNKMFTQRGNLKNHQNKYHEKTLMEMTDWIVSISDIDALSDDQREMYWYFANLYKNSNKGIKGRGKDRRVSNRGSKSRTAPSSYPVKRVPGPSSLAAYSSKRLPPPEQYMQQQQQQQHHQQSYEVYDTDMDQSSSASSPRYDGIPVAYRDRMYQQSTHAMY from the exons ATGGCCCTGACGGAACAGACAGCCACGCCCCAGGCTTGGGGCCGCTGGCAACAGCAGCCTACTGGCCATGGGTACGCCATGATGGACAACTCGACCTTCGTACCGTACGAATCCAGAGCAGCAACATCTGCTCCCATGAACGGCGCCATCATGGCCCCTCAATACATGGTCGCACCTCAGTACAACATGACACCAATGCCGGCAATGGGTCATTGCACAAGTCAGAATCACTTCGCCTATGCCCAGTACGATTCGCCTCCGACCAACATGAACATGCCTTTCAGACTCCCGGCACATCAGGAGCGGCCGGTCATGCCCGTTGCCGCTCCAGAGCATGATATCCCTCGTGCTAGCTCGTACCCCCAAGAAAGCCCATCGTCCCAGAACGACCGACACAGCAGCCCTTCCACCCGCAGCGAGACGAAAATGAGCAACCCCAAGACACCCCACCCGCTCAACACCAAAGACATCAAATTCAATAAGCCCACTAGCGCCGAACCTGTAAACTTCACTACTGCCATCGATACTCTTATGAAGGCTATTCAGAAGAGACGGGACTCGGAGGACATCGTTAAGGGTGTCCCAGAAATTGAGCAGCTTGTTAAGCCAGAGCCCAGGTCGCCCAAG CCGGAAGCTGGCCCAGTCACTTCTGTTCCAACAcctgcgccggcggccacggaGTCCACGGATACCCCTAAGCCCAAGCGCTACGTCTGCACCATCGATGGCTGTGGCAAGAGCTTCTACCAGAGCACCCACTTGGACACTCACAGGCGTGCCCACACCGGCGAGAAGCCATAC CAATGCAATTGGCCTCGTTGTGGACGCACTTTCTCCCAGCCGGGCAACCTCAAG ACTCACATGCGTCGCCACACTGGCGAGAAGCCTTTCCGATGCGAACAGTGCAGCAAGGTTTTTGCGCAGCGTGGCAACCTCCAGACGCACATGGCGACGCACACAAACGCAAAACCATTCGTCTGCAAGTTGGATGACTGCAACAAGATGTTCACCCAGAGAGGAAATCtcaag AACCATCAAAACAAATACCACGAGAAGACTCTGATGGAGATGACTGACTGGATTGTTTCCATTTCCGATATCGACGCCCTGTCCGATGACCAAAGAGAGATGTACTGGTACTTTGCCAACCTCTACAAGAACAGCAACAAGGGCATCAAGGGCCGTGGCAAGGACCGCAGAGTGAGCAACCGTGGCTCCAAGTCTAGGACGGCGCCTTCATCATACCCTGTTAAGCGCGTTCCTGGACCTTCCAGCCTAGCAGCCTACAGCTCGAAGCGACTACCCCCACCAGAGCAGTacatgcagcagcagcaacagcagcagcaccatcAACAAAGCTACGAGGTTTACGATACAGACATGGACCAGTCCTCGAGCGCCAGCAGCCCTAGATACGACGGCATCCCTGTTGCTTACCGTGACCGCATGTACCAGCAGTCAACCCACGCGATGTACTAA